In Chiloscyllium plagiosum isolate BGI_BamShark_2017 unplaced genomic scaffold, ASM401019v2 scaf_12178, whole genome shotgun sequence, one DNA window encodes the following:
- the LOC122546557 gene encoding fos-related antigen 1-like yields the protein ETDELEDVKSGLQNEIADLQKEKERLEFILEAHQPICKLPDDSRAPTTSGMAKARSERPRDLVAGASGSSFRPKPRRVAIEPASSRGGPEPEALHTPTLARTPSGTPFATGLTFTYPGTVFDLEPAAGPSGQAPGLYAPPEPCSAAHRRGSSSGDQSSDSLSSPTLVTL from the coding sequence GAAACAGACGAACTGGAGGATGTGAAATCGGGCCTACAGAATGAAATAGCTGACTTGCAGAAGGAGAAGGAGAGACTCGAATTCATCCTGGAAGCTCACCAGCCCATCTGCAAACTCCCGGACGACTCCCGGGCTCCCACAACGTCTGGCATGGCCAAGGCACGTTCGGAGAGGCCGAGGGACCTGGTTGCCGGGGCGTCGGGCAGCTCCTTCAGGCCCAAGCCCCGGAGAGTGGCCATCGAGCCCGCCTCCAGCCGGGGGGGGCCGGAGCCTGAGGCCCTGCACACCCCCACCCTGGCGCGCACCCCCTCGGGCACTCCCTTTGCCACCGGCCTGACCTTCACCTACCCGGGCACCGTCTTCGATCTGGAACCTGCCGCCGGGCCCTCCGGCCAGGCCCCGGGCCTGTACGCGCCCCCGGAGCCTTGCTCTGCTGCCCATCGCCGTGGCAGCAGCAGCGGCGACCAATCGTCCGACTCGCTCAGTTCGCCGACCTTGGTGACCCTTTAG